CAGAGCCTCGACGAGGTCGCCGGGCGTGAAGAGGTCCGGGAGGGGAACGGGGCGCGGCATGGCTATTCTGCGGCCCCTAATGCGGAGCTCGAGGCAAGCCGTGTTCGCAGGCCGGTCTTCTCGCTCGTCGCATTGAACTTGGCCGGCACCGCTTCGCCCAGAAGATCGATGCCGGCCTGCATCGCGATCAGGTCCGCGCAGATAACGACGTCGGCCAGCTCCTCCGCGAGTTGTGCGAGCGTCGCCCTCGATCCGGCGATGCCGAGGCGTTCGCGCTCGAGCTTCTTGATCACATTGCAGGCTTCGCCGACTTCGCCGGCCATCTCGTTGCCGCGATACGCGAGCGTGATCCGGTCGTCGGGGTCCCATTCGGCCTGGCGGGTCTCGTTGGCAGAGCGGAGAGTGCCGCGCGTCTCGATCGCTTTCATCCCGACACCCTCCCTGCGACCGGCGAGATCGCGGCACGTGCCGAGAGGCGAGTGATCGCCTCGTCCATCTGAGCGATGGTGCGCTGCGCTGTCGTCGTCTCGTCGGCAAAGAGCCCGTCAGCCGTCCCAGATTCATCTGAGTTGAGGTCGGCGCCAAGCTTGGCCGCCCGGTCCCGAGCCGCCTGGCCGTGAGTATCGATCTCGTCTTCCGTGAAGCCGGCGAAGGCGAGGTCGCTGCGGGTTGCCGCGCCCGTGGCCGTCCAGCGTTCGATGAGGGTGCTGGCCATCGTGCGGATGATGGCTTCGGACCCCTCGCGTCGGGCGCGTTCGGCGT
The DNA window shown above is from Amorphus orientalis and carries:
- a CDS encoding MazG-like family protein yields the protein MKAIETRGTLRSANETRQAEWDPDDRITLAYRGNEMAGEVGEACNVIKKLERERLGIAGSRATLAQLAEELADVVICADLIAMQAGIDLLGEAVPAKFNATSEKTGLRTRLASSSALGAAE